A stretch of the Luteimonas sp. JM171 genome encodes the following:
- a CDS encoding cation transporter: MSDSCGCGSTVDIRALEAGQRRVLMIVLAINIASFVMMITAAIYSGSSSLLSGSLDNLGDALTYLLSLAVIGASLRAKARVALFKGLLILGAAVAVAIQIGWRLAHPEVPIFEAIGIAAVINLAFNALCLWLLTPYRFGDVNMSSAWECSRNDLYEGVAVLLAAAGVWLFDAGWPDLVIAGGLLLMFLRSSARVLRMAWRSYRDEVK, encoded by the coding sequence ATGAGTGATTCGTGCGGCTGCGGAAGCACGGTGGATATCCGCGCCCTGGAGGCGGGGCAGCGGCGCGTGTTGATGATCGTGCTGGCAATCAACATCGCCAGCTTCGTGATGATGATCACCGCAGCGATCTACAGCGGCTCGTCCTCCTTGCTGTCGGGCAGCCTCGACAACCTCGGTGATGCGTTGACCTATCTGCTGAGCCTGGCAGTGATCGGCGCGAGCCTGCGCGCCAAGGCCAGGGTGGCGTTGTTCAAGGGATTGCTGATCCTCGGTGCCGCGGTTGCGGTCGCCATCCAGATCGGCTGGCGCCTGGCCCACCCGGAGGTGCCGATCTTCGAGGCCATCGGCATCGCCGCCGTGATCAATCTTGCGTTCAACGCCTTGTGCCTGTGGCTGCTTACCCCGTACCGCTTTGGCGACGTGAACATGTCATCGGCCTGGGAGTGCTCGCGCAATGACCTGTACGAGGGTGTTGCGGTGCTGCTGGCAGCCGCCGGCGTGTGGCTGTTCGATGCCGGCTGGCCCGATCTGGTCATCGCCGGTGGACTGTTGCTGATGTTTCTGCGGTCCTCCGCTCGGGTACTCCGCATGGCTTGGCGGAGTTACCGGGACGAGGTGAAATAA
- a CDS encoding helix-turn-helix domain-containing protein: MKIGEVAERSGCHPETVRYYERIGLLPAPPRTAGGYRDYRPADADRLRFISRGRELGFSLEEIRSLLGLAEDDGLSCQDVDRLARGHLLDIRNRLNDLQRMASELERVIGSCSGGERGQCAILDTLRHPPS, encoded by the coding sequence ATGAAGATCGGAGAGGTCGCGGAGCGCAGCGGGTGCCATCCCGAAACCGTGCGCTACTACGAGCGCATCGGGTTGTTGCCTGCCCCGCCGCGCACGGCGGGCGGGTATCGCGACTACCGTCCCGCCGACGCGGATCGGCTGCGCTTCATCAGCCGCGGACGCGAACTGGGCTTCTCGCTGGAGGAGATCCGCAGCCTGCTGGGCCTGGCCGAAGACGACGGGTTGTCCTGCCAGGATGTCGACCGTCTTGCCCGCGGGCACCTGCTGGACATCCGGAACCGGCTAAACGACCTTCAGCGGATGGCCTCGGAGCTCGAACGGGTGATTGGCAGTTGCAGCGGCGGCGAGCGCGGCCAGTGCGCCATCCTCGACACGCTGCGCCACCCGCCATCCTAG
- a CDS encoding cation transporter: MSEEKIEIHDAHQRRILLIVLALNLALAAGFGVTGVAAGSSALIANGLDNASDSAVYIITLLALSRSQAWKRSAAKVSGWLLILFAAGILVDVGRRFLGDAEPIGTTMMVMALGAGLVNATCVWLLKKIRQANVNVRAATTFSTNDFIANAGVLVGGGLVLWTGRAWPDLVVGLAVAAIALKGGIEILQDARGEEDA; the protein is encoded by the coding sequence GTGAGCGAAGAGAAGATCGAAATACACGACGCGCACCAGCGCCGGATCCTGTTGATCGTCCTCGCCCTGAACCTCGCGCTTGCCGCGGGGTTCGGGGTCACGGGCGTCGCCGCCGGCTCAAGCGCTCTGATCGCAAATGGACTGGACAATGCGTCCGACAGCGCCGTCTACATCATCACCCTGCTCGCACTCAGTCGCTCACAAGCCTGGAAACGGTCGGCGGCCAAAGTGTCCGGCTGGCTGCTGATCCTGTTCGCCGCTGGGATCCTGGTCGACGTGGGCCGTCGGTTCCTGGGTGACGCCGAGCCCATTGGTACGACGATGATGGTGATGGCGCTGGGGGCCGGCCTGGTAAACGCGACATGCGTGTGGCTGCTCAAGAAAATCCGGCAGGCCAATGTGAACGTGCGTGCCGCGACGACCTTCAGCACCAACGATTTCATCGCCAACGCAGGCGTGCTCGTGGGTGGCGGACTGGTGCTGTGGACCGGGCGGGCCTGGCCCGACCTCGTCGTGGGGCTCGCAGTGGCGGCGATCGCCCTGAAAGGGGGCATCGAGATCCTGCAGGATGCCCGTGGCGAAGAGGACGCTTGA
- a CDS encoding CusA/CzcA family heavy metal efflux RND transporter: MLERIVRFSIRHRWMMLVLTLGLIGVGIWSFTRLPIDATPDITNVQVQINTEAPGYSPLESEQRVTYPIETALAGLPRLDYTRSLSRYGLSQVTVVFEDGTDLYFARQQVAERLQQIRSQIPEGLEPEMGPISTGLGEIFMYTIDAAPEAVKPDGTPWTATDLRTLQDWVIRPQMRNTPGVTEVNTMGGFERQIHITPDPSRLVALGFTLQDIVDAVAANNQNMGAGYIERNGQQYLVRVPGQVGGIDEIRNIVLDRREGLPIRVADVAQVGEGPELRTGAATQNGEEVVLGTVSMLVGSNSRSVAQAAAAKLQDANASLPEGVIATAVYNRTGLVERTMQTISKNLVEGALLVIVVLFLLLGNFRAALITAAVIPLAMLFTITGMVRGGVSGNLMSLGALDFGLIVDGAVIIIENCLRRFGEMQHRLGRKLTREERNDLTATATVEVIRPSLFGMFIIAAVYLPIFALTGIEGKMFHPMAITVVLALTGAMVLSLTFVPASIAIFMGNRVEEKENRLVQWTRRRYEPLLAWSLRRQNWVFGGAIALVAVSLLLATRLGSEFIPSLDEGDIAMHAIRIPGTGLEQSVKMQLAVEERLMQVPEVERVFSKIGTAEVATDPMPPNVADTFLMMKPREQWPDPRKPKGVLIDEIEAVVATLPGNNYEFTQPIEMRTNELISGVRADVAVKVFGDDLDTLIEVAEQVEAVARQVEGAADVKTEQATGLPLLTIVPDRAALARFGLNPGVVQQTVATAVGGQVASQLFEGDRRFDIVVRLPENMRVDPAALQDLPIPLSDNANADRSSLEPSWATARTVPLREVARIESLLGPNQVNRENGKRRVVVTANVRDRDLGGFVEDLQQRIEQQVSVPNGYWIDYGGTFEQLISASQRLAVVVPVTLVLIFGLLFMAFGSAKDAVIVFSGVPLALTGGVAALALRGIPLSITAGVGFIALSGVAVLNGLVMIAFIRNLREQGQSLDDAVFNGALGRLRPVLMTALVASLGFVPMALNVGTGAEVQRPLATVVIGGIVSSTLLTLLVLPTLYRLLHRGDAAKPQPEA, translated from the coding sequence CTGCTGGAGCGGATCGTCCGGTTCTCGATCCGGCATCGCTGGATGATGCTGGTGCTGACCCTCGGGCTGATCGGAGTAGGCATCTGGAGCTTCACCCGGCTCCCGATCGATGCAACGCCGGACATCACGAACGTCCAGGTGCAGATCAACACCGAGGCGCCCGGCTACTCTCCGCTGGAGTCCGAGCAGCGGGTCACCTATCCGATCGAGACGGCACTCGCCGGCTTGCCCCGGCTCGACTACACGCGCTCGCTGTCGCGCTACGGCTTGTCGCAGGTCACCGTGGTGTTCGAGGACGGCACCGACCTGTACTTCGCCAGGCAGCAGGTGGCCGAGCGCCTGCAGCAGATCCGCTCGCAGATCCCAGAGGGACTGGAACCCGAAATGGGGCCGATCTCGACCGGGTTGGGCGAGATCTTCATGTACACCATCGATGCCGCGCCCGAGGCGGTCAAACCGGACGGCACGCCGTGGACCGCCACCGACCTGCGCACCCTGCAGGATTGGGTGATCCGGCCGCAGATGCGCAACACCCCGGGCGTGACCGAAGTCAACACGATGGGCGGCTTCGAGCGGCAGATCCACATCACGCCGGACCCGTCCAGGCTGGTCGCACTCGGCTTCACGCTGCAGGACATCGTCGACGCGGTGGCGGCCAACAACCAGAACATGGGCGCCGGTTACATCGAGCGCAACGGCCAGCAGTACCTGGTGCGCGTGCCCGGCCAGGTCGGCGGGATCGACGAGATCCGCAACATCGTGCTGGACCGGCGCGAAGGCCTGCCGATCCGGGTTGCCGACGTGGCGCAGGTGGGTGAAGGCCCGGAGCTTCGTACGGGCGCGGCCACCCAGAACGGCGAAGAGGTCGTGCTGGGCACCGTGTCGATGCTGGTCGGCTCCAACAGCCGCAGTGTCGCGCAGGCCGCGGCGGCGAAGCTGCAGGACGCGAACGCGAGCCTGCCAGAAGGCGTTATCGCAACGGCGGTCTACAACCGCACCGGGCTGGTCGAACGCACCATGCAGACGATCTCGAAGAACCTGGTCGAGGGCGCCCTGCTGGTGATCGTGGTCCTGTTCCTGCTACTGGGGAACTTCCGCGCCGCGCTGATCACCGCAGCCGTCATCCCCCTGGCCATGCTGTTCACGATCACCGGAATGGTGCGCGGAGGCGTCTCGGGCAACCTGATGAGCCTGGGTGCGCTCGACTTCGGCCTGATCGTCGATGGCGCGGTGATCATCATCGAGAACTGTCTGCGGCGGTTTGGCGAGATGCAGCACCGGCTAGGCCGGAAGCTGACACGTGAAGAACGCAACGACCTGACGGCCACCGCCACGGTTGAAGTCATCCGGCCCAGCCTGTTCGGCATGTTCATCATCGCCGCGGTGTACCTGCCGATCTTCGCGCTGACCGGGATCGAGGGAAAGATGTTCCACCCCATGGCGATTACCGTGGTGCTGGCCCTGACCGGTGCAATGGTGCTGTCGCTGACCTTCGTTCCCGCGTCCATCGCGATCTTCATGGGCAACCGCGTGGAGGAGAAGGAGAACCGGCTGGTCCAGTGGACGCGGCGGCGCTATGAGCCGTTGCTTGCCTGGTCGCTCCGCCGGCAGAACTGGGTATTCGGCGGGGCAATCGCCCTGGTCGCCGTGTCCCTGCTGCTCGCCACGCGCCTGGGCAGTGAGTTCATCCCTAGCCTGGACGAGGGGGACATTGCCATGCACGCGATCCGGATCCCTGGGACCGGCCTGGAACAGTCGGTAAAGATGCAGCTCGCCGTCGAGGAGCGGTTGATGCAGGTCCCCGAGGTGGAGCGGGTCTTCAGCAAGATCGGCACGGCGGAGGTGGCGACTGACCCGATGCCGCCGAACGTGGCCGACACCTTCCTGATGATGAAGCCGCGCGAGCAGTGGCCGGACCCGCGCAAACCCAAGGGCGTGCTGATCGACGAGATCGAGGCGGTCGTGGCGACGCTTCCAGGCAACAATTACGAGTTCACGCAACCGATCGAGATGCGCACCAACGAGCTGATCTCCGGCGTGCGCGCAGACGTGGCGGTCAAGGTGTTCGGGGATGACCTGGACACGCTGATCGAAGTGGCCGAACAGGTCGAGGCGGTTGCCAGGCAGGTCGAGGGCGCGGCCGACGTCAAGACCGAACAGGCGACAGGCTTGCCACTGCTGACGATCGTGCCGGACCGTGCCGCCCTTGCGCGCTTCGGCCTGAATCCGGGTGTCGTGCAGCAGACGGTTGCGACCGCAGTCGGTGGGCAGGTCGCCAGCCAGTTGTTCGAAGGTGACCGCCGTTTTGACATCGTGGTCCGGCTGCCGGAGAACATGCGCGTCGACCCGGCAGCCCTGCAGGACCTGCCGATCCCCTTGTCCGACAATGCGAACGCGGACCGATCCAGCCTGGAGCCCAGCTGGGCAACGGCGCGGACGGTGCCTTTGCGGGAGGTTGCGAGGATCGAGAGCCTCCTCGGGCCGAACCAGGTCAACCGTGAGAATGGAAAGCGCCGGGTGGTGGTCACCGCCAACGTACGTGATCGCGACCTGGGCGGGTTCGTTGAAGATCTCCAGCAGCGCATCGAGCAGCAGGTGAGCGTCCCGAACGGCTATTGGATCGACTATGGCGGCACGTTCGAGCAGTTGATCTCGGCCAGCCAGCGGCTCGCAGTCGTGGTGCCGGTGACCCTGGTCCTCATCTTCGGCCTGTTGTTCATGGCGTTCGGCTCGGCCAAGGATGCGGTGATCGTGTTCAGTGGTGTGCCGCTGGCGCTGACCGGGGGTGTGGCCGCACTGGCACTTCGCGGCATCCCGTTGTCGATCACCGCAGGGGTTGGCTTCATCGCCCTGTCCGGCGTCGCCGTTCTCAACGGCCTGGTCATGATTGCCTTCATTCGTAACCTTCGGGAACAGGGGCAGTCGCTGGATGACGCGGTCTTCAACGGCGCACTAGGGCGGCTGCGGCCGGTCCTGATGACGGCCCTGGTGGCGTCGCTCGGCTTCGTCCCGATGGCACTCAATGTCGGCACCGGGGCGGAGGTACAGCGTCCGCTCGCCACCGTGGTGATCGGCGGGATCGTGTCCTCCACGCTGCTCACCCTGCTGGTGCTGCCGACCCTCTACCGCCTTCTGCACCGCGGCGACGCAGCGAAGCCGCAACCGGAGGCCTAA
- a CDS encoding efflux RND transporter periplasmic adaptor subunit yields the protein MKPVHLIPALALALSLAACSGEPDQPSQPANDAHADEAADHGTEADEHGHEAGEIASTVIPAEIAEKSGIQTRPVGPGVIADEHEVQGLLTPVEGRVAQVTARFPGPIRSLRANVGDQVRAGQMLATIESNLSLSTYSVAAPISGVVVERSASVGGLAGEGAPLFEIADLSQLWVDLHIFGADAQHIQPGVPVAVTRMSDGETVRTTLERVLPGMATASQSTVARATIDNADNQWRPGTAVKARITVAQEPVDLMVPLTALQSMDGQEAVFVREGETYLTRHVELGARDATQVQILSGLSEGEEVVVAESYLIKADIGKEGAAHDH from the coding sequence ATGAAGCCTGTCCACCTGATCCCGGCATTGGCGCTGGCCTTGAGCCTGGCGGCTTGCAGTGGTGAGCCGGACCAGCCTAGCCAGCCGGCAAACGACGCCCATGCTGACGAGGCCGCCGACCACGGCACCGAGGCCGACGAACACGGTCATGAAGCGGGTGAAATCGCCAGCACGGTCATCCCTGCCGAAATTGCCGAAAAGTCCGGTATCCAGACGCGGCCCGTCGGCCCCGGCGTGATCGCCGACGAGCATGAGGTGCAAGGCCTGTTGACCCCGGTCGAGGGGCGTGTTGCGCAGGTCACCGCCCGCTTCCCAGGCCCGATCCGCTCACTGCGCGCCAATGTCGGAGACCAGGTTCGCGCCGGCCAGATGCTGGCGACGATCGAGAGCAACCTGAGTCTGAGCACCTACAGCGTCGCCGCGCCGATCTCTGGCGTGGTCGTCGAGCGCAGTGCCTCGGTCGGCGGCTTGGCCGGCGAGGGCGCGCCGCTGTTCGAGATCGCCGATCTCTCGCAGCTCTGGGTCGACCTCCACATCTTTGGCGCCGACGCCCAGCACATCCAGCCCGGCGTGCCGGTGGCGGTCACCCGCATGAGCGATGGCGAGACGGTCCGAACCACGCTCGAACGCGTGCTGCCGGGCATGGCCACCGCCAGCCAGAGCACGGTGGCCCGCGCAACGATCGACAACGCCGACAACCAATGGCGGCCGGGAACGGCGGTCAAGGCGCGGATCACGGTCGCGCAGGAGCCGGTGGACCTGATGGTGCCGCTGACCGCGCTGCAGTCGATGGATGGCCAGGAGGCCGTGTTCGTACGTGAGGGCGAGACGTACCTGACCCGACACGTCGAACTCGGTGCCCGCGATGCCACGCAGGTGCAGATCCTCTCGGGCCTGAGCGAAGGCGAGGAGGTGGTCGTCGCGGAGAGCTACCTGATCAAGGCGGACATCGGCAAGGAAGGCGCGGCGCATGACCACTGA
- a CDS encoding TolC family protein: MRLRSAALAAFVAVCAVAFPTHAADPLTLDDAFLRVADAHPDLRLFGARHEALKAELDRSSLRPALVAGAEVENVLGTGPASGLDGAEITLSLASVLERGGKLDARRTLAQSRIDALAIEREAQRLDLLAEVARRYLAVVGAQREGELAQLDVDQRERTVAAARRRHEAGASPESVVLTAQAALARSELDRARARQRQAAARQHLAALWGERNPAFEILGGDLLAVPQIADFAVLADWLQRTPELAQFVDQQRIGEARLQLARSEATPDFDWQVGVRRMADGDDFGLVGSVSIPLGTTRRAQPGIRAARAELTALEIEREAVGLSLYSTLAEAHGRFGVARLEAQRLGEDVLPRLAKAEAAAATAYRAGAASYLEWSSLQAERAAARQQQLAAALEAQRALIEIQRLTGQAFVAGPGPQDNQGATP; the protein is encoded by the coding sequence ATGCGTTTGCGATCAGCGGCCCTGGCCGCGTTCGTCGCCGTGTGTGCCGTGGCATTCCCCACGCACGCCGCCGACCCCCTCACCCTGGACGACGCTTTCCTTCGCGTTGCCGACGCCCATCCCGATCTACGCTTGTTTGGTGCCCGCCATGAGGCCCTGAAAGCCGAACTGGATCGCTCCTCGTTGCGCCCGGCGCTGGTCGCTGGAGCCGAGGTCGAGAACGTGCTCGGTACCGGCCCGGCCAGCGGCCTGGATGGCGCCGAGATCACGCTGAGCCTCGCCTCCGTGCTGGAGCGCGGCGGCAAGCTCGATGCCCGCCGCACGCTCGCGCAAAGCCGGATCGACGCGCTGGCCATCGAGCGCGAGGCGCAGCGGTTGGATCTCCTGGCCGAAGTGGCCCGCCGCTACCTGGCGGTCGTCGGTGCGCAACGCGAAGGCGAGCTTGCGCAGTTGGACGTCGACCAGCGCGAACGCACCGTTGCTGCGGCGCGCCGGCGTCACGAGGCCGGCGCTTCGCCGGAATCGGTCGTACTCACCGCCCAGGCCGCCCTCGCGCGGTCGGAACTGGATCGCGCTCGCGCCCGGCAACGTCAGGCGGCCGCCCGCCAGCATCTCGCGGCCCTGTGGGGCGAGCGAAATCCCGCATTCGAGATCCTCGGGGGCGATCTGCTCGCCGTGCCCCAGATCGCGGACTTCGCGGTACTCGCCGACTGGTTGCAACGCACTCCCGAGCTCGCGCAGTTCGTCGATCAGCAGCGCATTGGCGAGGCACGCCTGCAGCTGGCACGCAGCGAAGCGACCCCGGACTTCGACTGGCAGGTGGGCGTGCGACGGATGGCGGACGGCGATGACTTCGGCTTGGTCGGCAGTGTCTCGATCCCGCTGGGCACCACCCGCCGGGCACAACCGGGCATCCGTGCCGCACGCGCCGAGTTGACAGCGCTGGAAATCGAACGGGAGGCCGTGGGGCTGTCGCTCTACTCCACCCTCGCTGAGGCGCATGGCCGCTTCGGGGTGGCCCGCCTGGAAGCACAGCGGCTGGGTGAGGACGTGCTTCCACGTCTGGCCAAGGCCGAAGCAGCGGCCGCCACCGCGTACCGCGCAGGCGCCGCCAGTTATCTGGAGTGGTCGAGCCTGCAGGCGGAGCGCGCCGCCGCACGGCAGCAACAGCTGGCAGCTGCGCTGGAAGCCCAGCGCGCCCTGATCGAGATCCAGCGGCTGACCGGCCAGGCATTCGTCGCCGGCCCGGGCCCGCAAGACAACCAAGGAGCAACCCCATGA
- the arsH gene encoding arsenical resistance protein ArsH, with product MNDGQQCPDPFDLPLVETTLLPQPRHDALGSNPDAQPPRILLLYGSLRPQSYSRKLTLEAERILRHLGAETRVFDPHGVPMLDSVDRDHPKVRQLREWSQWSEGQVWVSPERHGTITGVFKNQIDWLPLEEGGVRPTQGRTLAVMQVCGGSQSFNVVNGLRVLGRWMRMVTIPNQSSVAKAWQEFDDDGRMRASPIYDRVVDVMEELMKFTLLVRERSGYLVDRYSERKGAEEVRRLARGSGAVETVSLSPGR from the coding sequence ATGAATGATGGCCAGCAATGCCCGGATCCCTTTGACCTCCCGCTCGTGGAGACGACCCTCCTGCCGCAGCCGCGCCACGATGCGCTGGGCTCGAACCCGGACGCGCAGCCACCCCGCATCCTGCTGCTGTATGGCTCGCTGCGACCGCAGTCCTATAGCCGCAAGCTGACGCTCGAAGCCGAGCGTATCCTGCGCCACCTCGGCGCCGAGACCCGGGTGTTCGACCCGCACGGCGTGCCCATGCTGGACAGCGTCGACCGCGATCACCCGAAGGTCAGGCAATTGCGGGAGTGGTCGCAATGGTCCGAAGGCCAGGTGTGGGTATCGCCCGAGCGCCACGGCACGATCACCGGCGTATTCAAAAACCAGATCGATTGGTTGCCACTGGAGGAGGGCGGTGTGCGCCCCACCCAGGGCAGGACGCTGGCGGTGATGCAGGTCTGCGGCGGCTCGCAGTCGTTCAACGTCGTCAACGGGTTGCGGGTGCTGGGCCGCTGGATGCGGATGGTGACCATTCCCAACCAGTCATCGGTAGCGAAGGCCTGGCAGGAATTCGATGACGATGGCCGAATGCGTGCGTCGCCGATTTACGACCGCGTAGTGGACGTCATGGAGGAGCTGATGAAGTTCACCCTGCTGGTGCGGGAGCGGAGCGGCTATCTGGTGGATCGCTACAGCGAGCGCAAGGGAGCGGAGGAAGTTCGCCGTCTGGCACGGGGATCTGGCGCGGTTGAGACCGTGAGCTTGTCACCTGGCAGGTAA
- a CDS encoding metalloregulator ArsR/SmtB family transcription factor, which translates to METDQAISALTALGHATRLAAFRLLVEAGPAGRMAGAIAEALGVPGATLSFHLKELVHAGLISGESRGRNICYRANFDAMNSLVTYLTHNCCAGSSSDACAPGAATGRTC; encoded by the coding sequence ATGGAAACCGACCAGGCAATATCCGCCCTGACCGCCCTCGGGCATGCGACGCGCCTTGCCGCCTTCCGGCTCCTTGTCGAGGCCGGGCCCGCTGGCCGCATGGCGGGCGCGATCGCGGAGGCGCTCGGCGTCCCCGGGGCAACCCTCTCCTTCCACCTCAAGGAGCTGGTGCATGCGGGTTTGATCAGCGGCGAGAGCCGCGGTCGAAACATTTGCTATCGCGCCAACTTCGACGCCATGAATTCACTGGTGACCTACCTGACCCACAACTGCTGCGCCGGGTCCAGCAGCGATGCATGCGCGCCAGGCGCTGCAACCGGTCGCACCTGCTGA
- a CDS encoding arsenate reductase ArsC, which translates to MKRRVLFLCTGNSARSVLAEATLRAWAGNRFEVLSAGSQPTGSINPYALTQLAAEGIPTAGLRSKSWDEFATPDAVPIDLVITVCDSAAAETCPVVFGDFLRAHWGLPDPAAVEGDDEAKADVFREAHRILKARLNAFLALPAEVWGDRAALKQALDRIGFVEPEDETADDRQGETSSQRP; encoded by the coding sequence ATGAAACGTCGCGTCCTGTTCCTGTGCACGGGCAACTCGGCCCGCAGCGTGCTGGCCGAAGCCACCCTGCGCGCCTGGGCGGGTAACCGCTTCGAAGTGCTCAGCGCCGGCAGCCAGCCTACCGGTTCGATCAACCCCTATGCCTTGACCCAGCTCGCGGCCGAAGGCATTCCCACCGCTGGCCTGCGCAGCAAATCCTGGGATGAGTTCGCAACGCCGGATGCGGTGCCGATCGATCTGGTGATTACGGTCTGTGATTCCGCGGCGGCCGAAACCTGTCCGGTCGTGTTCGGCGATTTCCTGCGCGCACACTGGGGGCTTCCGGATCCTGCCGCGGTCGAGGGCGATGACGAAGCCAAGGCGGACGTCTTCCGCGAAGCCCATCGCATCCTCAAGGCACGGCTGAATGCTTTCCTGGCACTGCCCGCGGAGGTGTGGGGTGACCGGGCGGCGCTGAAGCAGGCGCTGGATCGCATCGGATTCGTCGAGCCCGAGGACGAGACAGCCGACGACCGGCAGGGTGAAACTTCCTCGCAAAGGCCCTGA